AAGAAGTGCCGCCAACTACTTAGTAGTTTCGTGACACTTCTTAACCTATTAATCTTGAGTATATGGAAGAAGAGCGATATGTCTTGCTCTCTTAATAGCAATTGTTAAGGCACGTTGATGCTTTGCACAGTTACCTGTAATTCTTCTTGGAAGAATCTTGCCTCTTTCAGAAACGTATTTTTTAAGTCTATTTGTATCTTTATAATCAATCACGTTCATTTTATCAATGCAAAAATTACATACTTTTTTTCTTTTACGGATACGTCTTTTTTGAACTGCCACGCTTAACCCTCCTTTACGAATACCATTCACTAGAATGGTAAGTCTTCATCTTCTAAACTTTCATCGATTGGATAAAATCCTTCCGGTTCTTGATCAAAAGGGGTTGTTTTATATTGCTGTGTTTGGGACGGTTCATAGCTCTGATGGGCTTCAAAGGCAGCTTTGCTTTCTGCAAAGTACTGTTCTTCAACAACCACATCCGTAGACCATCTTCTTTTACCTTCCTGGTCATCCCAAGAACGCACCTGAAGGCGACCTACTACAGAAACCATCTGCCCTTTCTTAAAATATTTCTCCGCAAATTCTCCCTGTTTTCCAAATGCAACCACATTAATAAAGTCCGCATCCGGCTCTCCTTCACGTCTGAAACGTCTATTAACAGCGAGGGTATATCTAGCTACTGCCAACGGCTCTGCGCTTTGCGAGTATCTTATTTCCGGGTTTTTTGTCAATCGTCCCATTAAAATCACTTTATTCATACAATAACCCCCTTTATCTTTTGAGGAACTGCAATATTCTATCTCAAATTATTTCCAATATGTTCAATGTCTAATCATTATGGATCAATTATTCTTCTACTTTTGTAATCAAATATCTGATTACAGAATCCATAATACGAACACGGCTTTCAATTTCTGCTGGCGCACTTGCATCAGCTGTGAAAGTAATGAAGTAATAGAGACCTTCGTTAAACTTACTGATTTCGTAAGCTAATTTTCTTTTACCCCATTCATCCACTTTTTCTACGGTTCCGCCAAATCTTGTGATATAGCCTTGAACTTTTTCCAATGCTGCATTTTTTGCTTCTTCTTCAAGACTTGGTGCAAAAACCACT
This is a stretch of genomic DNA from Defluviitalea raffinosedens. It encodes these proteins:
- the rpsR gene encoding 30S ribosomal protein S18, yielding MRKGGLSVAVQKRRIRKRKKVCNFCIDKMNVIDYKDTNRLKKYVSERGKILPRRITGNCAKHQRALTIAIKRARHIALLPYTQD
- a CDS encoding single-stranded DNA-binding protein, producing the protein MNKVILMGRLTKNPEIRYSQSAEPLAVARYTLAVNRRFRREGEPDADFINVVAFGKQGEFAEKYFKKGQMVSVVGRLQVRSWDDQEGKRRWSTDVVVEEQYFAESKAAFEAHQSYEPSQTQQYKTTPFDQEPEGFYPIDESLEDEDLPF
- the rpsF gene encoding 30S ribosomal protein S6 gives rise to the protein MNKYEFAVVFAPSLEEEAKNAALEKVQGYITRFGGTVEKVDEWGKRKLAYEISKFNEGLYYFITFTADASAPAEIESRVRIMDSVIRYLITKVEE